From Brassica oleracea var. oleracea cultivar TO1000 chromosome C3, BOL, whole genome shotgun sequence, a single genomic window includes:
- the LOC106335078 gene encoding polygalacturonase-like, with product MGAYFGAFTVFIFCLLGFSANAVYISIGSSSGSDITQALVKAFTTACQSPTPSRVVIPKGEFKLGEIQMRGPCKAPVEITIQGTVKADGNAIQGKDTWIVFGNINGFKLNGGGAFDGEGNAAWRVNNCHQTFNCKKLPISIRFDFVENAEIRDISSIDAKNFHINVLGAKNMTMDHINIIAPKDSPNTDGIHLGRSDGVKILNTFISTGDDCISVGDGMKNLHVEKVTCGPGHGISVGSLGRYGNEQDVSGIRVINCTLQQTDNGLRIKTWPSAACSTTASDIHFENIIVKNVMNPILIDQEYCPWNQCNKQKPSTIKLANISFKQIRGTSGNKDAVKLLCSRGYPCQNVEIGDIDIRYNGADGPATFQCSNVSPKLMGTQSPKACSGPVTNLPQ from the exons ATGGGTGCATATTTTGGAGCTTTTACAGTTTTTATTTTCTGTTTGTTGGGATTTTCAGCCAATGCTGTATACATCAGCATTGGCTCCTCTTCAGGTTCTGACATTACTCAG GCACTTGTGAAAGCATTCACAACAGCATGCCAATCTCCAACACCGAGCAGAGTGGTGATCCCAAAAGGAGAGTTCAAGCTTGGTGAGATCCAGATGAGGGGTCCATGCAAAGCTCCAGTCGAGATCACCATTCAAGGCACTGTCAAAGCTGACGGTAACGCGATCCAGGGAAAGGACACATGGATTGTGTTCGGCAACATTAATGGCTTTAAGTTGAACGGAGGTGGAGCTTTCGATGGTGAAGGAAACGCGGCTTGGAGGGTTAACAACTGTCACCAGACTTTCAACTGCAAGAAACTTCCCATC AGTATAAGGTTTGATTTCGTGGAGAACGCTGAGATCAGAGACATATCTTCAATAGATGCCAAGAACTTCCACATCAACGTGCTCGGTGCCAAGAACATGACCATGGATCACATCAACATCATTGCTCCTAAAGACAGTCCCAACACTGACGGTATCCATTTGGGAAGAAGTGACGGAGTCAAGATCCTTAACACATTCATCTCCACCGGAGACGACTGTATCTCCGTTGGAGATGGGATGAAGAACCTTCACGTGGAGAAAGTCACCTGCGGTCCAGGACATGGAATCAGTGTCGGAAGCCTTGGAAGGTACGGAAACGAACAGGATGTCAGCGGCATTAGAGTCATAAACTGCACTCTCCAACAGACTGACAACGGACTGAGGATCAAGACATGGCCGTCTGCAGCTTGCTCCACCACCGCCTCCGATATTCATTTCGAGAATATCATTGTCAAGAACGTTATGAACCCAATCCTCATCGACCAGGAGTACTGCCCTTGGAACCAATGTAACAAGCAGAAACCATCAACGATTAAGCTTGCCAACATCAGCTTCAAGCAGATCAGAGGAACATCAGGGAACAAGGATGCAGTGAAGCTATTGTGCAGCAGGGGATACCCATGCCAGAACGTTGAGATTGGAGACATTGACATTAGGTACAATGGAGCAGATGGTCCAGCGACTTTCCAGTGCTCAAACGTGAGCCCCAAACTCATGGGAACTCAGAGCCCTAAAGCTTGCAGTGGTCCAGTGACCAACTTACCCCAATAA